The genomic window GGATTGAGACCCTGCTTAAGGTAACTCTCCGCGGTGATAAAGGTGCCGCGCGATTTGGACATCTTCTCGCCGTTCACGGTAAGGAAACCATGGGCGAAAATTTTGGTGGGCGTGCGGTAGCCGGAATATTTAAGCATCGCAGGCCAGAACAACGCGTGGAAGTAAAGAATATCCTTTCCGATAAAGTGATACAGATCGGCGTTAGAGTCCGTTTTCCAATAGTCATCAAAACTTATTCCTTCCCGCTGGCAAAGGTTCTTGAAGCTGCCCATGTAGCCTATAGGCGCATCGAGCCAGACGTAGAAGAATTTTTTGTTTTCCGTGCCTGGAATTGGAAAGCCGAAGTAGGGCGCGTCGCGTGAGATGTCCCAATCGTGCAGGCCGCCAGCGAACCACTCTTTAAGTTTGTTCGCTGCTTCCGGCTGCAGCCGTTCGCCCGATTGAGTCCATTTCTTGAGGAACGCCTCGCATTTGCCCAGTTGGAAAAAATAGTGTTCCGATTTTCTAGTTATCGGCTTGGCGCCTGAAACGGCTGAATAGGGATTAATCAATTCGGTGGGCGAATAGGCTGAGCCACAGACTTCACAGGCATCGCCGTACTGGTCTTTTGAATGACACTTTGGGCACTCGCCTTTGATGAAGCGGTCAGGCAGGAACATTTCCTTGACCGGGTCATAGAGCTGCTCGATAGCACGCTTCTCGATAAGCTCCGATTTGTCGAGCTTAGCGTAAATGTCGTTGGCGTATTGCTGCGTTTCCGGCGAGTGAGTCGAATAATAGTTATCGAATTCAATATGAAAACCCTTGAAATCCCGCAGGTGCTCGCCGTGCATGCGTTCAATCAAGGCTTCAGGTGTAATCCCTTCGGCCTCTGCCCGTAGCATGATGGGTGTGCCGTGGGTGTCATCGGCACAGACATAGTAACACTTGTGCCCTTGCATTCTCTGGAAACGCACCCAGATATCGGTCTGGATGTATTCGACCAAGTGTCCCAAGTGGATTGCGCCGTTGGCGTAGGGTAGAGCGGAGGTGACCAGGATTTTGCGCGTCACGAGACCCAGCAGGGCTTGAAAAATCGAATTGTATCAAAGCGTAGCTCCGATTAGTATTCGCCGCGAGTATAATTGTTTAAACTTTTACTAGCGCGTGGTGCAATCGATTCGAGGAGATGTAATGGCTATTTCGGAGCAGGAGGTTCAGTCCGCACTCAAGGAATTCGCGGATCCCTATACTCACAAGGACTTTATTTCCACTAAATCGGCCAAGAACATCAAGGTCGACGGCAACGACGTTTCGCTCGAGATTGTGCTGGGTTATCCGGCGAAGAGCGTAAGCGAGCAGATCCGCAAGCAGGTTATTGCCAAGCTTAAGACTCTTTCGGGCATAGGCAATATCAGCGTGAACGTTACCACCAAAATCGTCTCACACAGCGTGCAGCGCGGGGTGAAGCTCATCCCGAACGTCAAAAATATCATTGCCGTGGCCTCTGGCAAGGGCGGGGTGGGAAAATCGACCACCGCGGTCAACCTGGCGTTGGCGCTATCGGCCGAAGGCGCAACGGTCGGGATACTGGATGCGGATATTTATGGCCCTTCGCAGCCCACCATGCTGGGCATCCAGGGTCGCCCGGAATCGCGCGACGGCAAGAGCCTCGAGCCTATGGAAGCGCACGGCCTGCAGGCGATGTCCATAGGGTTTCTGATCGACGTCGAGACGCCAATGGTATGGCGCGGTCCGATGGTGACCCAGGCACTGGAACAGCTGCTTACAGAAACCCGCTGGCGCGAACTGGATTATTTGGTCGTGGATCTCCCTCCGGGCACCGGCGATATTCAATTGACGCTGGCTCAGAAAGTTCCGGTGACCGGCGCAATAATTGTGACCACGCCGCAGGATATCGCGCTGCTCGATGCACGCAAAGGACTCAAGATGTTCGAGAAAGTCGGCATACCCATCATCGGCGTCGTGGAAAACATGAGTACCCATATATGCTCCCGGTGCGGACACGAGGAACATATTTTTGGCGCCGGCGGTGGTGAAAAGATGTGCCAGGACTACAAGGTCGAGTTTCTGGGCGCGCTCCCGCTGGACATTAACATTCGCGAGCATGCGGATTCCGGCAAACCGACAGTAGTCGTTGATCCGGACGGGCGCGTAAGCCAGATTTACCGCAGCATTGCCCGAAAAGCGGCGCTAAAAATTGCTGAGCAGGCGCAAGACAGGACCGCGCTCTTCCCAAAGATTGTAATTCAAAATACCTAAGAATCCTCGCTCGTGTCGATCAAATCAGATAAATGGATTCGCCGCATGGCGGAAAAGCACGGCATGATAGAACCCTTTGAGCCTAATCAGGTAAAACAGCTCAACGGTCGGCAGGTCGTATCCTACGGCACTTCGAGTTACGGCTACGATATTCGCTGCTCAGATGAATTTAAGCTGTTCACCAATATCAATACCACCATTGTGGACCCTAAGAACTTCGATGCCAATTCGTTCGTGGATGTGAAAGGCGACATTTGCATCATCCCGCCGAATTCCTTCGCATTGGCGCGCACCGTCGAGTATTTCCGCATCCCCCGCAATGTGCTGACGTTGTGTCTGGGCAAATCCACTTACGCGCGCTGCGGCATCATCGTTAACGTGACGCCACTGGAACCCGAGTGGGAGGGTTTTGTGACGCTCGAGTTTTCCAATACGACCCCACTACCAGCAAAAATCTATGCCAATGAAGGGGTTGCACAGGTGATTTTCTTTGAGTCGGATGAGGTTTGCTCCACGTCCTACAAGGATCGTGGCGGCAAATACCAGGGCCAGCAGGGCGTAACCCTACCTAAGATTTAGTCTCTCAGACCCGAGTTTCCCCGCCGAAGTTGTAGTATTGCGGTTGGTGAAAATTTTCCTTGCTATTTCCTAGTCCCGCTCCTAGTATTC from Burkholderiales bacterium includes these protein-coding regions:
- the metG gene encoding methionine--tRNA ligase yields the protein MGLVTRKILVTSALPYANGAIHLGHLVEYIQTDIWVRFQRMQGHKCYYVCADDTHGTPIMLRAEAEGITPEALIERMHGEHLRDFKGFHIEFDNYYSTHSPETQQYANDIYAKLDKSELIEKRAIEQLYDPVKEMFLPDRFIKGECPKCHSKDQYGDACEVCGSAYSPTELINPYSAVSGAKPITRKSEHYFFQLGKCEAFLKKWTQSGERLQPEAANKLKEWFAGGLHDWDISRDAPYFGFPIPGTENKKFFYVWLDAPIGYMGSFKNLCQREGISFDDYWKTDSNADLYHFIGKDILYFHALFWPAMLKYSGYRTPTKIFAHGFLTVNGEKMSKSRGTFITAESYLKQGLNP
- the apbC gene encoding iron-sulfur cluster carrier protein ApbC, with translation MAISEQEVQSALKEFADPYTHKDFISTKSAKNIKVDGNDVSLEIVLGYPAKSVSEQIRKQVIAKLKTLSGIGNISVNVTTKIVSHSVQRGVKLIPNVKNIIAVASGKGGVGKSTTAVNLALALSAEGATVGILDADIYGPSQPTMLGIQGRPESRDGKSLEPMEAHGLQAMSIGFLIDVETPMVWRGPMVTQALEQLLTETRWRELDYLVVDLPPGTGDIQLTLAQKVPVTGAIIVTTPQDIALLDARKGLKMFEKVGIPIIGVVENMSTHICSRCGHEEHIFGAGGGEKMCQDYKVEFLGALPLDINIREHADSGKPTVVVDPDGRVSQIYRSIARKAALKIAEQAQDRTALFPKIVIQNT
- the dcd gene encoding dCTP deaminase, which translates into the protein MSIKSDKWIRRMAEKHGMIEPFEPNQVKQLNGRQVVSYGTSSYGYDIRCSDEFKLFTNINTTIVDPKNFDANSFVDVKGDICIIPPNSFALARTVEYFRIPRNVLTLCLGKSTYARCGIIVNVTPLEPEWEGFVTLEFSNTTPLPAKIYANEGVAQVIFFESDEVCSTSYKDRGGKYQGQQGVTLPKI